Genomic window (Manduca sexta isolate Smith_Timp_Sample1 chromosome 26, JHU_Msex_v1.0, whole genome shotgun sequence):
CGGAGGGACAATCCACTGGACATTTATCTAGTACCTCATTATCTCCACATTTTTGTGGAGACTGAGTGGTGCTCTCCGATTCCTCATCCGAATCATCGCAGTCGGCTgctattaaaagtaattataattcataagtACTTTTTATTGTCTAAGTAGGCCAAAGAACAACTGGtccgcctgttggtaagcggaACCACTGCCCATGGACTTATGCAATACCAGGGGCATAGCCGACCCGCTGCCTACCTTTCTTATTTAGAACAACTTcgtattaaagttatttttgattCGTTTCACGCGACCTTACTGTGGGCAGataacaacaatattttgtttgctCAGTATAGCAAAATAATTGGGTCGCCTGATAAGTGATTTCCATCGTTTAAAACATTCACACATTGATACGTGTGAATGTTTTAaaccagtggttctcaaactttttaaatgacggaacccttttgggaagcaaaatacttgatggaaccctacaataaaacaattgtttttataagtgtattttttattaatcagcataataaaagtacaatgtcacagttactaattattattgagagaggtgttttatttttttttttctaaattcttgcggaaccccgacagaggtatcacggaaccctagggttccgcggaacacacttagagtatagctgttTTAAACGATCTCTGCTATATCCCTGAAGGGGGACCGCGGACGTATAACTATGGAATCTATTTTCGCCTgtgcgttccgtcccatgatggcATGAGGGCGTGTTATattagggcacaaattccaggcttaCACAGTTTATCTGAACAAATCCAAATTTCTTAAATTGGCCTTTTAATTTCtcgaacataatatttattgaggGTGTAAAACCTAatcctaattaaattaaatctatagAACACTACTTAAAACAACTACGGAAATCAAACGTTTTCTCGGATTACTTGGTTATAACAAAAAGTTAATCCTTATTTTGCACGTGAGAGTAAATCATTAACTCAATATTTAAAGAAGGGTTGAATAATTTAACTCGatgataaatacatatatttttttggacacTATAAATCGCTGTTAATTAATGACCTTATTTTACAATACCTAGATTTCATGAAAGAATTCCCCTTACTGCCGAAGCATCTAACATTGCAATAGAAGCGATGTTGTTCCCAGGGCCTAGGCTCGGATAAATCCATTGCCTGTGCCTCTAGAACATTGAATTGCAGtgaatttcaataattttctatGTAGAAGGAGCTCTTAGCAATAGTGtgagcaataaatatattagaccTTACCTATTTAGCAGAAAGTTTAAAGTCACTACCGATGAAAATTCCTTGCAGTGGGTTATGAATTTAAGAAAGCCTAATTCGCGACTTACTCCTTGGCGTTTAAAACTCAGTGAATAAGACTTTACAGTCACATATAAACATgagaaatataatatcaacGCCGATGCCATTTCgctaatttaattgaataatgaAGAACTTTTATCCATATCAGTCAATCCATCTGAAAAGTCCCTCAATTTAATTGATTCAGGAACCATTACAGCAACAAAGACAATTCTACAACTGCCACTGCCCATTTTGCCAATGAGAACCctatattagaaatatatttcgcACGAgcgtttatatacatttataggTTCGTCTGAaatgctttttttaattatgcacGAAAAGAGAGAGACGAGAGAGGGCCAACCAAATCATCATTGAGACTGCCGTGATTGCCAAGCCGGGGAATCGCTTGGACACCGTTAGCAAGTACACCCGAAGACAACCGCGGtagttcccaaaaaaaaaaatgcacgaGCTTACTTGCAAAGAGGATCGCAGGCTACGAATTTGCCCATTAAAGAATTAGCTTATAATTCCATCACTGATTCTTTAGGTAACTCCGCATATGAGGTACCGGGCTAGAAGCACTATGCGATCTCTCTCCCCACACCCATGACAGTACCTTAACTGCGAACATGACTCTTAAGACAAGACACTTCAAGGATCACTATTCACTATCTCGAATGACAATAATCGCCTAAGAGGACTGCTGCTGAACAcaagggattttttttttcattaatttcagcagggaatcgtccactgctggacataggtctccctcattgagcgccacagggaccagTTCTGGGCCGCTCTcgtcggactccggcgaccctcaccagatcgtctgtttatctcgtggggggcctgcctacagttcatctcccggttcgtggtcgccaatCCAGAACTtatccgccccaacggccatcagatCTGCGAGCTATGTTCCCTGCcgactgccacttgagtttagCAACTATAAGGGATTTGCCGAAATATAAATCCGCCATTCAGATTGCCATGCCAGAGAAAaaattgaaatcaataaatttacgtACCGCATCATCAAGAATATCCCTGTAGTCATCAGCAAAACTGAACAACGATGGAAACCCTTAAACTGTTCCACACTACAATCCTAGTGTAAGTGGTTATATTCAGTGCATGGACAAGAGCATGTATGGTTAGGAGCACTTTATCGCAAGAACCAAATGAAACATTTAAAGGATTCGATGGAAACATCTCAACGAGGACAACTCGATCATTTATCGAGTTTACGCGTATCCAGCCGACAGAAGGGTTGACTTTTTCAACCCCCAGCTCAGTCAGGGGTCAGTCGACAGTCTTCAATAGTAGCTGTTCTTAGGGGGAGGTGTTACGCATAGCTAGTATGTGAAAAGCGCTTCGCTTGCGTCGTCCCAGAAACACAAGAAGCTACACGTGCTGTACTGACGCAGAACGTGACCACCATTGACGTCAATCGGAAGACACATGGAACCGACGTAGCAACCCGCCACCTGCTTGGTCTAGTATCGATCATTTCTCGTCATAGTTTAATTAGTCATCATTTgaaatacctattatatttttttattattaattaaatttctcttttaattttgttctttttttgctGTGGACGTGGATAAATTGTGATAGGATTATTCAAAGAAACTGATGGAGTTTGAGACGATATCCtgctgtttataattataattgacaaagaaAAGTCTCACCTAGGCAGTACCCTTTCAGCAAAATAGCACTTAACgcgataaaaacaaatataaaacgtgCCATACTATCGTGTAGTTTGTGTGTTAATGGCTTAGTCAAACACAAAACAGTTGTTTTTACATAGACTATTAGTcttcatataatattctatttaaacAGGTGAATACTTTAGAACCGTGActccattaatattttattgttaatttgtatagtttttttcCGCGGACTCTCCTTGAAGCACATTTTCCTAAAATATGTGCTATATTCTAGTATTGACCTGATGACTAATAAACCTAATATGATAAATGCAGTCCAATAACTACGATTAGCTTTACACGTACACTACGTATGGGTGAAAATCGATGAAACTCTGTTCGTcttatcttttaatatttttttaagtattcaaCAAGAATAGCTAAATATTCTAACGAGAAACTAAACTAGTCGTTTGTTTATAAGCATGACTTCTCGTTTCCTACTTCGTTTTGCATCGTTAATATAGCACAAATAAAAGTTAGTCAAACagtgtttttaacaaaatatattaaacaacaaacaaatatacatctATTTATTTCTAGTCGTAATAATTTTACAGCTATGTGTTGttgataattatgttatatataaaacatattcatcGTTGGATATATTTCGGCATTTAGGACTTAGATATAGACTTAGTCCTAACTAAAAAATAGACTAGatacttttttcatatttaattccGAAAAATTCTCGTGCGAATGAAGTCAACAGAAGAAGAAGGTTCATATTTAGTCAGCTGAAGgtgatttcattaaattaaattttattaattcatttacgGATTCGTAACAGGCTATAGCCGCACTTGTACCgtttaatacgaaaaaaatatttactcatatgtatttaaaattttatatttctttttattaattatgccTTTGTTATTACCCTTCAAATCGGGTTTTACACTTCAAAATTAAGCTTAGTTCGCATAGCTGaggtttgtttttttctttatttgctaGGTGAGGCCCTTGTAGCTAAGCTATATACCGTGTGAAATTTTCTCAGCTTTGCGAGCTAAACAGCTTAGTAGTCAACCTGCATTAGACTGAATCcagtagaaataattaaaaagcggAGAGATATTATTTGTTGACAATAACTTTTTTCATAGCCATATGGCATAGTatataatcagtcttacttataaacatgttttagcGTTAAGCGGTAGTtaggaattgcttaaatagctgtcaaaaacatcaccggttcctagtttaaaccttattaaaaggcaagataGCGGGTTTTGCCTTAcaactgatcgagtaaatttgtatttgaattaagcatagctttgcaaactttttataagtaagactgtatacgTCCATAAAGGACACTGAAAAGCTGAATCCATTGCAGCTAAGTctaatttcacatattataaaacaacattatatttaaacaataaagttCATTGTGGGTAATTTGGGGTAATGTCCCATATGTCGAAATTTTATGTTGCAATGAAATACCACAATGTCtagaaacatattataataggttATGATAATATATTGGTTGAATTCAAATATACCAGCGTAAAAAGGTCAGCGGCAACGGCGTCTGGTCACAGAGCGTAGACTCTGCAGGGGGCACCGGAATTACCCAACCAGAACTGAGTTTAGGGCGCACGGACCATGTGAAAATTGCATATATGGTAATACGATGGTCCATAGGTAGGAAAGATCCTATCCATAAGAAATTAGTCAGGcgatattgaacaaaaaaatacactttatgGCATTGCAACATTATCTCGTGGTGCATATTATTCTTTatgaacctgaggacattctTGATAAGGCACGCATACTCCATTGTTTCGCCAGTAGCCTTTTATGCATCGGCATGCTGGCTGGCATTCGACGACAAACAGCATGTAGCCACGGTTAGGACATCTCCCATCCGACGTCGCTTGTGAACAGTCGTCTCTTGGACAGAAAGGTGGACACGCCACATACTCTTCATTTTCACCATCGCAGTCGAATTTAGCTGAAAATACGAGATTATTTTTTCAATGAAATAACTTAAAGGgtgcaataaattaatacattaaatattatattggtacTAGTCGATACGCCCAGtgcttattcataaaataattatatttgtttattcactctttataagtaaaacaattttataagtcttttataaaacaatttcaataaaataaaagtacaaatggTGGTCTTGTGGGCAATATCTACCAGATATTAGACAACcatgcttttataatatatgctaTACGTTCCTTGCTCATAAGTCGTATAAATACCACAATATGAAACTATCTTCTTTTTATAAGCAGTtactttttaactttttatctGACGATCGGTTGTAAAGCGTTGCATGCAGTTTAATTAAGTGTAGCATGGCACGAACGAGCttgaatttattatacataatattctaaCGAAAAGTAGCTTACTTGAGATTTACAGCCATATTTcgtataatcaataaaatttccAGACAATCAATTAATTCATGAATTGTTGGCAAAGCATCCACAACTCCATTGAGTCAGGTGTGTTTACCATCAGAAAACCACTTCTCTCATgggcatttaaaatattttttagttcaaGTAATcaaatttagttatttaaataaaacccaCGGCAGTCTTTTGTAGGAATACATGTTCCGTTCTCTGCTCGCTTGTAGTTAAATCTGCAGTCACATAAGCTGGAACTGCAGAGTCCTAATGCCGAGCAGCTTGCGTTAAAATTTCTGGATTTAGGACAGACATTCAGATGACAACCATCTGCGCATGATTTTGCCACTTCATTTTGTCCACAATCTAAATCTGTAAAAGAACGTTTCACTTAGTTGTGACAATGGTCTACAGTagacataatatttgtttttatcataattaggCAGGGTCGatttatgtaatggttaataaaacctttatagACGCTAATGAACAGTAGATATAAAAACTCGTCTATAGAAAGACTGGGCGGACTCTGCCGGGGGTCTATCATAGTCTAGTAGAAAACCGACGTAGAGACAGCTTGCTGTTAAGTTTTCTACGGTGGGTGACATTTAAATGCCTAAATAGTCTGGGGGCTTCCCTGTTCTATATTTCTTCAGTAGATCCATGATACTTTTgtgcaaatttttataagtcATAAATctacagtacataatattataaaaccaagttCCCAAAATCTGCACGTGATCGATTTACTccaaatctactgaacggatttttattaaatttggtatggaaatagtttaagtcCCTGGGAAGGTGATAGGTAAATTTTTAtcgcgggaaaatatatagcgggaattaTATTGcggaaaacttcacgcgggcgaaaccgcgagcaaaagctagtatcgtTATAAATTTATCTATAATGACGGAGGTAGATTGAGCACTGGCTCGTTACCGGTGTAtgcgataaaaaataattaatataccataaaaagttatttaattaacgACCGCACTATACATCTCATCGTCATATCCGTGTATTTTAAAGGTTAcgcaaacaaaaaagaaaactacttAATCGGGGGCAgataaataccaataaattttcttattaccagatatttattttttccaaaaagtGCAATGTTGTCTTGATTATTgaagtttatttcaatattctaGATAACAATGTTCAATACTAGTAGAATATAAACCTCTTACCTGCTAAACAATTCGTGACTAAAATGACCGCTAAACTAATAAGCCCAATTTGCGTCATTATGTGAGACCGCATCTTCACTAACTGACCGATAAGGAATCTTATTTTGTGTCATAAAGGAAGTAAAAAACTACTATGAGTCATTATTTACTCTGAGAATACATACTCATTTAATTAATCATAccaaaagatatatttaaacagCGACatccataaaatgttataaaaaataattttataaggatACTGTGTGATTAAATACTTTATGTTGAGTTTAAGACTTCAAATAGTTTGAGACTATTTCGGCAGATGGCACTGTTTAAAACGTGTGGACGCAGCAACTAAGTGATGATTATTGTAATACTTATCATGAAGTATATtaaacttgattttttttatacggactgAGAGACTGACTATCAAATGATGGTCTTAGTTGTGTTCAGAAAGCGTATTCCATTCCATTGATTTCGAAGTCATTGCACTATAAACTTACccactttttattataagaaatcttttgttttaattactataaaaagatAATGGAGAATTAATGAAGACATGTGAAGTCGATTGTTACAACCACGGTCGCGTGCCGCGCCGTCTCGTGCCGCCGCGTTGCCAACACTTCTTTGAGGAAATAtagtattttctataaaaatatagcacaCTTCTTAAAATTATAGCATTTTACGGAAAAAg
Coding sequences:
- the LOC115445679 gene encoding inducible metalloproteinase inhibitor protein, producing the protein MRSHIMTQIGLISLAVILVTNCLADLDCGQNEVAKSCADGCHLNVCPKSRNFNASCSALGLCSSSLCDCRFNYKRAENGTCIPTKDCPKFDCDGENEEYVACPPFCPRDDCSQATSDGRCPNRGYMLFVVECQPACRCIKGYWRNNGVCVPYQECPQVHKE